One genomic window of Clostridium taeniosporum includes the following:
- a CDS encoding methyl-accepting chemotaxis protein, producing the protein MIASSDKNAIFTDVSNRKYFNAIVNGENSYISDIIKSNETGNYINVLSKGIYNKEGLLVGVICKDIVSTIYTPILNEYNYGRFNVSLTDTKGSIIYDPNINLVGNLTGINEIDTTSTENFDKTKVIYYSYNNEPKIATCSKIKNSNWTVYSSAYINDIKLPIRKAAKWVTLLSIIILIIMMIITKFLAKKFSLPIQNITKYMSIIAQGNLNVEIEKINTGDEIEELANSINTTIKNLSLMLKEVKNSIHTVHCSSQNLATMNEEFFASNSEITQAVNDIAKRICNVAEKSQECESITKNLDYAINNLKTNNIEMNNQSNEVISSVTQSSDKINSLIQSKLESLESFNDLKQTIEELFSGINNISNFLNLISNIAQQTNLLSLNAAIEAARAGDSGRGFSVVAEEIRLLSNETQTATRNINKIIKATDSLVTNTKYTLYNTEKINTQEREAFENMNEAFISMQKTLDKMVITSNQIYKNINVVSIEKVQVLDSIMDVANSSEQIAAITEEVNASVIEQTNTFKTVNSSSEELKDIAENLNTEIDVFIV; encoded by the coding sequence ATGATAGCTTCAAGTGATAAAAATGCTATATTTACAGATGTATCAAATAGAAAGTATTTCAATGCAATAGTTAATGGAGAAAATTCATATATCTCAGATATAATTAAATCTAATGAAACTGGAAATTACATTAATGTTCTAAGCAAAGGAATATATAATAAAGAAGGCTTACTTGTAGGAGTTATCTGTAAAGATATAGTTTCAACTATATATACACCAATATTAAATGAATATAATTATGGTAGATTTAATGTATCTTTAACTGACACAAAAGGTTCTATTATATATGATCCAAACATAAATTTAGTAGGTAATTTAACTGGAATAAATGAAATAGATACTACATCTACTGAAAATTTTGATAAAACAAAAGTTATTTATTACTCATATAATAATGAACCTAAAATTGCCACGTGTAGTAAAATTAAAAATTCAAATTGGACTGTATATTCTTCTGCTTACATAAATGATATAAAATTACCTATAAGAAAAGCTGCTAAATGGGTTACTTTACTATCAATAATAATATTAATTATTATGATGATAATTACTAAGTTCTTAGCTAAGAAGTTTTCTTTACCTATACAAAATATAACAAAATATATGAGTATAATAGCTCAAGGAAACTTAAATGTTGAAATAGAAAAGATAAATACAGGAGATGAAATCGAAGAATTAGCTAATTCAATAAATACAACTATTAAAAATTTATCTTTAATGCTAAAAGAAGTAAAAAATTCTATACATACTGTTCATTGCAGCTCACAAAATTTAGCTACTATGAATGAAGAATTTTTCGCTTCTAACTCAGAAATAACACAAGCTGTTAATGATATAGCTAAAAGAATATGTAATGTAGCTGAAAAATCTCAAGAATGTGAAAGTATAACTAAAAATCTTGATTATGCTATAAATAATTTAAAAACTAATAATATTGAAATGAATAATCAAAGTAATGAAGTTATAAGCTCTGTTACGCAAAGCAGTGATAAAATAAATTCTTTAATACAATCAAAATTAGAATCCTTAGAAAGTTTTAATGATTTAAAACAGACAATAGAAGAATTATTCTCAGGAATAAATAATATATCTAATTTTTTAAATTTAATAAGTAATATTGCTCAGCAAACAAACTTATTATCATTAAATGCTGCAATTGAGGCAGCTAGAGCTGGAGATTCTGGAAGAGGTTTTTCTGTTGTTGCTGAAGAAATAAGATTATTATCAAATGAAACTCAAACAGCTACTAGAAATATCAATAAAATAATAAAAGCAACAGATTCTTTAGTTACTAATACTAAATACACATTATATAATACAGAAAAAATCAATACTCAAGAAAGAGAAGCATTTGAAAATATGAATGAAGCATTTATTTCTATGCAAAAAACTTTGGACAAGATGGTTATAACTTCAAATCAAATATATAAAAACATAAATGTGGTAAGTATTGAAAAAGTTCAAGTGTTAGATTCCATTATGGATGTTGCAAATTCATCTGAACAGATAGCTGCAATCACTGAAGAAGTTAATGCCTCTGTAATTGAGCAAACTAATACATTTAAAACAGTAAATAGTAGTTCTGAAGAACTCAAAGATATAGCTGAAAATTTAAATACAGAAATAGACGTTTTTATTGTATAA
- a CDS encoding MarR family winged helix-turn-helix transcriptional regulator — protein MSKYDCIKLENQVCFSLYAASREIIKLYKPVLDKFNLTYTQYIAMLVLWEEEKITVKGIGKRLHLDSGTLTPLLKKLQSMELVNRYRDKNDDRVVVVELTDKGRTLKDNIISVPNDVCCKINISQEQAKVLKENLDNLLDSLK, from the coding sequence ATGAGTAAATATGATTGCATTAAATTAGAAAATCAAGTTTGTTTTTCTTTATATGCAGCATCTAGAGAAATAATTAAACTATATAAGCCTGTTTTAGATAAATTTAATCTTACATATACTCAATATATTGCAATGCTAGTTTTATGGGAAGAAGAAAAAATCACAGTAAAAGGTATTGGCAAAAGACTTCATTTAGATTCAGGAACATTAACACCATTATTAAAAAAATTGCAATCAATGGAGTTAGTTAATAGATACCGAGATAAAAATGATGATAGAGTAGTTGTAGTTGAATTAACTGATAAAGGAAGAACTTTAAAGGATAATATAATTAGTGTTCCTAATGATGTTTGTTGCAAAATAAATATATCACAAGAACAAGCTAAAGTTTTAAAAGAAAACTTAGATAATTTATTAGATAGTCTTAAATAA
- a CDS encoding thioredoxin domain-containing protein → MVKQVYSFDFKKEIENGTTVVNFYSNLGSPSKLVTPVFNEVKDEINNRVKFLKVNVDENRDLVKKYDIPSIQSIMIFKNGKEVSKLNGFLQKDILKKNIEDNL, encoded by the coding sequence ATGGTAAAACAAGTTTATAGTTTCGATTTTAAAAAAGAAATAGAAAATGGAACTACAGTAGTAAACTTTTATTCAAATTTAGGAAGTCCTTCTAAATTAGTTACACCTGTATTTAATGAGGTAAAAGATGAAATAAATAATAGGGTGAAATTTTTAAAAGTAAATGTAGATGAAAATAGAGATTTAGTAAAAAAATATGACATTCCTTCAATTCAATCTATCATGATATTTAAAAATGGTAAAGAAGTAAGTAAATTAAATGGATTTTTACAAAAAGATATATTAAAGAAAAACATAGAAGATAACTTATAA
- a CDS encoding HD-GYP domain-containing protein has product MKNVTLKDAITIIQRAFNAMDKRLLDHGEKVSYILLKLLQASGNYSDKEILRLCTVAIFHDIGVYKVSERNRILDIDSIAPINHAIYGSLFIKYFSPVSDLNKVVLGHHFTQLEIQEKNIEDIPNEALLLGLSDYISLIHLRYNKIDNILIKDKIKDYKKENVDLYLKALKTTDFNKGLTNNSYKDELLNFFDKKYISREEIIDYIKMLTYAIDFRSEVTVKHTIVVQAMSYEIAKLMNFNDDLCIKIKISAMLHDIGKIATPIRILEKPGKLTEEEFETMKNHAIIGYKILSDLEIDDIRDIAMAHHEKLDGTGYPFGLKDNEISREARILAIADIFSALMAVRSYKNEFSKEKIIEILKNMANSNKIDYNIVQLVIENYDYIVKKVKEKTDDLIKIYENLKNEYRELLNKFL; this is encoded by the coding sequence ATGAAAAATGTTACTTTAAAAGATGCAATAACAATAATTCAAAGAGCGTTTAATGCTATGGATAAAAGATTATTAGATCATGGTGAAAAAGTATCATATATATTATTAAAGTTATTACAAGCAAGTGGAAACTATAGTGATAAAGAAATTCTTAGATTATGTACTGTAGCAATATTTCATGATATAGGAGTATATAAAGTTTCTGAAAGAAATAGGATTTTAGATATAGATTCTATAGCACCAATAAATCATGCTATATATGGTTCATTGTTTATTAAATATTTTTCACCGGTATCTGATTTAAATAAAGTTGTATTAGGACATCATTTTACACAATTGGAAATCCAAGAAAAAAATATAGAAGATATACCTAATGAAGCATTATTATTAGGTTTATCAGATTATATTTCTTTAATTCATTTAAGATATAATAAAATAGATAACATATTGATTAAAGATAAAATAAAAGATTATAAAAAAGAAAATGTAGATTTGTATTTAAAAGCTTTAAAAACAACAGATTTTAATAAAGGGCTTACAAATAATTCGTATAAAGATGAACTTCTTAATTTTTTTGATAAAAAGTATATTAGTAGAGAAGAAATAATAGATTATATAAAAATGTTAACATATGCAATAGATTTTAGAAGTGAAGTAACAGTAAAACATACCATAGTAGTACAAGCTATGAGTTATGAAATAGCTAAACTAATGAATTTTAATGATGATTTATGTATAAAAATTAAAATTTCAGCAATGCTTCATGATATAGGAAAAATAGCTACTCCTATAAGGATTTTAGAGAAACCAGGGAAACTCACTGAAGAAGAATTTGAAACAATGAAAAACCATGCTATTATAGGATATAAAATACTTAGCGATTTAGAGATAGATGATATTAGAGATATAGCAATGGCTCATCATGAAAAATTAGATGGGACAGGGTATCCTTTTGGCTTAAAAGATAATGAAATATCAAGAGAAGCTAGAATATTAGCAATTGCAGATATTTTTAGTGCGTTAATGGCTGTTAGAAGTTATAAAAATGAATTTAGCAAGGAAAAAATAATTGAAATATTAAAAAATATGGCTAATAGCAATAAAATAGACTACAACATAGTTCAGTTAGTTATAGAAAATTATGATTATATAGTTAAAAAAGTAAAAGAAAAAACAGATGATTTAATAAAAATATATGAAAATCTAAAAAATGAATATAGAGAGTTATTAAATAAGTTTTTATAA
- a CDS encoding HsmA family protein has product MNMKLILAIIPITLALVFYTIGVFGERKAKTLKKGHVIIFWLGLLCDAIGTFLMGQISKSQVQIENTATQTIHGVTGVLAIVLMLFHALWSTWVLYKDDENKKAVFHKFSITVWIVWLIPYIIGMIIGMS; this is encoded by the coding sequence ATGAATATGAAATTAATTTTAGCAATTATCCCAATAACATTAGCACTTGTATTTTATACAATAGGTGTATTTGGAGAAAGAAAGGCCAAAACACTGAAGAAGGGTCATGTAATTATATTTTGGTTAGGACTTTTATGTGATGCTATAGGTACATTTTTAATGGGACAAATATCTAAATCTCAAGTGCAGATTGAAAATACAGCAACACAAACCATTCATGGAGTAACAGGGGTATTAGCAATAGTATTAATGTTATTTCATGCTTTATGGTCAACATGGGTATTATATAAAGATGATGAAAATAAAAAAGCAGTTTTTCATAAATTTAGTATCACTGTATGGATAGTGTGGTTAATTCCATATATTATAGGTATGATTATAGGTATGTCATAA